The nucleotide window GTGGTCAAGGCCGCCGACGAGACCACCACCGCCCCCGTGGGCGGACCGCGCTACGAGGCCGCCGAGTTCGCGTACAACGGCGGCGACGGCTCCAACCACCCGCGCCTCGTGCTGACCTGGGGACGCCCCGGAGTCACCCTCGACGCTCCCCGCGTCATCCACTCCACCGGCGCCGAGCTGAACTGGTCCGCCTACGCCGACCCGTCCGCGGCCTCGACGGCCGACGACATCGTGGAGTACCAGGTACACCGCAGCGTGTTCCAGACCTTCACGCCGTCCTCGCAGACCCTGCTCGCGCCCGTGGCGCCCACCAGCAGGTCGTTCACGGACTCCACCGCCACGCCGACCGCCGCCGACTCGGCGGACACCTTCGGGAACGTCTTCTACTACATGGTCGCGGTGAAGACCCGTGACGGGCAGGTGATCCCGGCACCGACGGAGATCGTCAAGCTGCCCACCGCGGGCCGTACCACCGTCGTCCTCCAGGGCGACGCGGCCGACACCACACTCTCCAGTGCCCAGCCCACCACCGGCCACGACTCGATCACCGACTCGGCGATCGCGCACCCGTGGATGACGGTCGGCAACAACTCCGCGACGTACGGGAAGACGCGTGCGCTGCTGAAGTTCCCCTCCCTGAGCGAGGTACCCACCGGGGCGCGCGTCCTTGAGGCGCAGCTCGACATGTGGGGCACCACGACCACCACCGGAAGCGACGGGGCGGTCTACGAACTCCGGGGACTGACGAAGGACTTCGACGAGGCGACGGCGAGCTGGAACAACGCCACCGCCACCACCCCGTGGACCGCACCGGGCGGCGACGTGGGCACGGCCGTCGCCGACACCGTGGGCAGGGTCACCAACGACCCCGCCCGGCAGAGCTGGATGCTCACCTCGCTGGCCCAGCAGTGGGTCTCCCAGCCCACGAGCAACAAGGGCGTGGCGATCAAGCTCCAGGACGAGTCGCTGAGCGGGCCGCAGGAACGCACCGTGTTCCTGTCCTCCGAGGCCGAGGAGCCGCAGCTGCGGCCCCAGCTCGTCGTCACGTACATCGACAAGTCGACGGCCTCCACGTACTTCGCCCCCGACACCCCGTCGCGGATGATCCCGGGCGACGAGTACGGCATCGACGTCACCCTCACCAACACGACCACCACGGAGTGGAAGTCGGCCGACAAGGCCCTCTCGTACACCTGGTCGCTGCCCGACGGCACGGACGCCACCACCGGCGGCAACCAGCTGCAGACGCCGCTGCCCAAGAACGTTCTGCCCGGTGAGACCGTCACGGTCAGGGCGCGGCTGAAGACCCCGATCAACTCGGACTCCGGCAACAAGCGCCTCGACTACGTCCTCGAGTGGGACCTGCGCGACAACACGGCGGGCACCTGGCTCTCGGCCACCGAGTCCATCCCGCCGCTCGCGCAGAACGTGCGCGTGGAGGACCCGACCTCCGACCAGCTGGGCATGGAGAAGTTCTTCTCGTACACGGGGAAGAACACGGGCGGCGGCGGCACGCTCATGAACAACCTGTACGCGGGCAACACCGTCTGGCAGTACAACGCCCTGAGCAACCCGGGCCGCGGTCTGTCGACCTTCGCGCGCTTCGCCTACAACTCGCTCGACACCTCGGACACCGTCCTGGGCCACGGCTGGTCGGCGCAGGCCGCATCCCCGCTGCGCCTCGGTGCCGCGCTCGACTTCCACCCCAACCCGAACCCCCGCGAGGTGACCCTGCCGGACGGCGACGGCACCTCGCACATCTTCCGCAAGCAGGACGACGGGTCGTGGAAGGCGCCCGCGGGCGTGCACTACCTGCTGGAACAGGGTTCCGGCGTGGACTGCACTCCGGACAAGGACGGTGACCCGCAGGCGTGGTCGCTGACCCGCCCTGACCGCACGCGGTTCTTCTTCGACTGCGACGGCTATGTGACCTCGACGGTGGACAAGAACGGCAACACGCAGCTGTTCACCTACGAGGAGCGCAAGTCCAACAACAAGCCGGTCAAGTTCCTCCGCTACATCACCGACCCGGCCGGCCGACAGTCGCTCACCCTGGACTACTACTCCAAGGCCGACAGCAGCAACCCCAAGATCATCGACCACCTCAAGTCGATGACCGACATCTCGCAGCGCAAGCTGACCTTCGCGTACTCGGACAAGGGGCTGCTCACCAAGCTCACCGACGGCGCGGGCTCGTCCCAGCCGAAGGTGTTCCTCTTCGAGTACGACGCCACGCAGGGCAACAAGAACGTCAAGCTGGTCAAGACGACCGACCCGCGCGGCGGCGCCACCTCGCTCGACTACTACTACCCGAACGAGGGCGACGACCCGAAGTTCCACTGGCACACCCAGCAGATCACCGACCGCCTCGGCGGCACCACGGGCTTCGTGTACACCGACCCGGACGGCAGTGCCGGCTCGGTGATCGAGACCAAGGTGACGGACGCGGAGAACCACGTCACGTCTCAGGTGCTCGACGGGTACGGGCGGGTCACGCAGATCACGAACGCCAAGTCGGAGACGACGAAGCTCCACTGGGACGCGGACAACAACGTCGACCGGCTGGAGGAGGCCAACGGGGCCGTCTCCACCTGGACGTACGACCCGAAGACCGGCTACCCGCTGGAACAGAAGGACGCCGAGGCCAACAAGAACGGCACTCCGGCCCGTACCTACACCTATTCCACCGGGCTGAACGGCCACATCGCCGATCTCTTCGAGAAGCGCTCCCCCGAGGGCCGCACCTGGAAGTTCGGCTACGACCCCCGCGGCAACCTGACCTCGGTCACCGACCCCAAGGGCGTCGCGACGGCGGCCCTGGACGACTACACCTCGAAGTCCGAGTACGACACGTACGGCCAGCTGACGAAGTCGATCGACGCGAACGGTCACGCGACCGCGAACAGTGACTTCCAGCCGATGGGCTACCCGGCGACGATCACCGACGCCACCAACACCCGGTCCGCCTTCGTGTACGACGAGCGGGGCAACGTCACCGAGGTCACCAACGCCAAGGGCGCCCGGGTCACCCAGACCTACGACACCTTCGCCCGCCCCCTGGAGAAGAAGGAGCCGAAGGACCAGGCGTCCGGGGACTTCATCACGACACCGGCACCCGTCTACGACGCGAACGACAACATCACGCGGACGGTCTCGCCGAACGGCTCCCCCTCCGACTCCGTGTACGACAGGGCCGACCAGCTCACCGCGGCGACCATGCCCGGAGACGAGGCAACGGACCCGGTCCGCAGGACGACCGCCACCTACGACAAGGTCGGCAACGTCGTCACGATCACCGACCCCCGGGGGAACGAGACCCCGACGGTCGGGGACCACACCACCACGACCCGGTACGACGCGGTGTACCAGCCCGTCGAAATGCTGGACTCGGACGGCGGAAAGGTCACCACGGCGTACGACAGTGTCGGAAACGTCGTCAAGGTGTCCGACCCGAAGAAGAACGCCAGCGCCGACCCGGACGACTACACCACTTCCTTCACCAACGACCTGAACCATCGCGTGGTGAAGACCACGGACGCCATCGGCAACTTCACCACCGTCAGGTACGACCTCGACGGCCTCACCGTCGGCAAGACGGACTCCGAGGGCAACGAGGCGCTCGCCACGTACGACGAGCGGGGCGCGCTCGTCGAGTCGAAGGTGCCGTTCTCCAAGGACGGCTCGGGAGGCGTCACCTACCGCACCACCCGGTACGCGTACGACCAGGTGGGCAACCGCACGAAGACGATCACGCCGCGCGGTGTCGAGACCACCGACGACGCGACCGACTTCACCTCGGAAACCGTCTACGACGAGCTGAACCGGGTCAAGGAGGAGCGGTCGCCCTTCGACAAGGACGCGACGCGCTACAGCACCCCCGATTCGACGTTCTACTTCTACGACTCCGTCGGCAACCTGAGCTCTGTGTCGGCCCCGCCTTCGGACGGCCAGAGCGTCCGCAACATCACCGAGTACAGCTACTTCGACAACGGCTGGACCCGGACCGCGAAGGACCCGTGGGACATCACCACGTCCTATGAGTACAACGACCTGGGCCAGCAGACGAAGAACACCATGACCTCGGCCGGCGGGTCCCAGCAGCGCACCATGACCTGGGACTTCTTCGACTCCGGTAACCAGCGGGCCCGCTCGGACGACGGCGTGCCCGTCGGTAAGCAGGTGGTCCTGGTCGACAGCTCGGACTTCAACAACTCCGCCAACCAGGGCAACTGGGCGCGTACGCAGGCCGAGCAGCAGTACGGCTACGACACCTACTCGCACCCTGCCGGTTCGGGCTCTGACCAGTTCGTGTGGCAGCTGAACATCCCGCAGAAGGGCACCTACGAGGTCCTCGTACGGCACCCGAAGATGACGGGCGCCGCGAGCGATGCCAAGTTCACGATCGATCACGCCGGTGGCAGCGTCACCAAGACCGTCAATCAGACGCAGAACACCGGCACGTGGGTCTCGCTCGGCAGCTACGAGTTCGTCGAGGACGGCCCGCAGAAGGTCAGCGTCACCGACCAGGCCAACGGAACGGTTCTCGCCGACGCGGTGAAGCTGGTCCGGGCCAACACCGGCGAGGCCGACACCGAGAAGAAGGACTTCACCTACAAGTACGACGCCAATGGCGCCATGGTGGAAGTCAAGGACAACTCCTCCGGCGCCAAGATCGACACATACAAGATCGCCTACGACGGCGGGAACCGCATCGCCAAGGTCGAGGAGGTCGCGGCAGGCGCGGTCAAGAACACCACCGCACTGACCTACGACGTCAACGGCAACCCCGTCACCTCCACCCACGACCTGACCTGGTCGAAGATCGAGTACGACGCGCGCGAGCTGGTCGCGAAGGTCACCAACGCGGACTCGGCGACGGCGGGCAACCAGCAGGTCACCACGCTGAAGTACACCGCCCGCGGGCAGCTGCTCAAGCAGACCCGGCCCAACGGCAACACGCTCGACATGTCCTACTACCTGGACGGCTCGGTCAAGCAGTCCGTCGAGAAGACCTCGGGCGGGACCGTCGTCTCCCAGCACGACCTGGAGTACTCGCCCAACGGGCACCGCTCCAAGGACGTACTGAAACTGATGAACGCCGACGACAACACGGCGTACATCAACAACACGCACACCTTCGGCTACGACCCCCAGGACCGGGTCACCAAGGTCGACAAGACCGGTGACTCGCCGGCCACCGAGTCCTACACCTACGACCGCAACAGCAACGTCATCGAGCAGACGGTCGACGGCACCACCACGACCCAGCGCTACGACCGCAACCGGCTGCTGAGCGCGAGCGCCGAAGGCGTCTCCTCCACCTACAACTACGACCCGCTCGGCCGGCTCGACACCGTCAGCATCGGCGGCGAGACCGCGCAGAAGTACACCTACGACGGCTTCGACCGTCAGGTGAAGGCCCGCGCGGGTTCCGGCGCGGCGGCGGTGAGCACGTCCTACACCTACGACCCGTTCGACCGGACCGTCTCCCAGGTCACCTCCGGCGCCGAGTCCAAGACCACGGCGTTCACCTACCTCGGTCTGGACAACCAGGTCCTGCGCGAGGAGCTGGACGGCAAGGCGGACAAGTCCTACCAGTACCTGCCGTCCGGCCAGCAGGCCACCCAGATCAAGCACAAGGACGACGGCACCAAGGAGTACTCGCAGTACACGACCAGCCCGCGCGGCGATATCGAGGCGATCACCAAGGAGGACGGCAAGACCCGCTCGACGTACGGATACACCGCGTACGGCAAGGACGACGCGTCGCAGTTCACCGGCGCGGACAAGCCGGATTCCGGGAACCCCGACAAGGAGTCGTACAACGCCTTCCGGTTCAACTCGTCCCGCTGGGACAAGGGCTCCGGCACGTACGACATGGGCTTCCGCAACTACGACCCCGGTCTGAACCGCTTCACGACCCGCGACTCCTATGGCGGGGCGCTCGCCGACATGTCGCTGGCCACGGACCCGTTCACCGGTAACCGCTACGCCTTCGCGGGCGGCAACCCGGTCACCTTCGTGGAACTGGACGGGCATCTGTTCGGCCTGTCGCTGTCCGACATCGGTCATGCCGCACTCGACGTGGTCGGCCTGATCCCGGTGGTCGGCGAGGTCGCCGATGTCGCCAACGGCATCTGGTACGCCGCCGAGGGCAACTACGCCGACGCCGCGCTGTCCATGGCCTCGGCGATCCCGCTCGTGGGTTACGGCGCCACGGCTGTCAAGGCCGGCAAGTACGCCAAGAAGGGCATCGACGCGGCCGACTCGGCCGGTGACGTCAGCAAGACCGTGGACAAGGTCGACGACGTCGCCGACGCGGGCAGCACGGTCCGCAAGGCCGACGGTGACACACCCGGTGCCCCGAAGAAGGAGCCCGAAGCGCCCAAGTGCACCAACAGCTTCGTCCCCGGGACCCGGGTGCTGATGGCCGACGGCTCCACCAAGGCCATCGAGGAACTGCGCGAGGGCGACCACGTCCTCTCCACCGACGTCGAGTCCGGTGACACCCGCAGCCGGGAGGTGACCGACACCCTCAGCAGCAAGGGCGGAAAGGACCTTGTCACGCTGACCGTCGACGTGGACGGCAGGGACGGGAAGAAGACCGCCAGCATCACGTCGACCGAGGCGCACACCTACTGGCTGCCCGACGCGGGCCGTTGGGTGGAGGCCGTCGACCTCGAACCCGGCTCCTGGCTGCGTACCTCCAGCGGCACCTGGGTCCAGGTCACCGCTGTCGATCACCGCCACCGCACCGCACGCGTCCACAATCTGACTGTCGACGCCGTCCACACGTACTACGTGGTCGTCGCCGGTCAGAGCCTCCTCGTACACAACGCGAACTGCGGACCGGCCGAAGTCACGGTCAAGTACCAGCAGGGGATGTCGAAGGTGGAGTTCGCCAAGAAGGCGGCCGCCCTGCAGAAGCTGAGCGAGCAGGGAAAGCTCTTCAAGGCTCCCAACCCGGTCAAGCGCAACTCGCAGATCACCAAGAACTACAAGGGTGACCTGATCAAGCGGGTCTACGACCAGTACGGGTCGACGAACCCGGCCTTCGCCGACAAGCTCAAGGACCGCATCCTCAACCGGATGGACCCCGACCACATCCATGAGCTGCAACTCGGCGGTGCCGACGCGGCCGGTAATCTCAAGATGCTGGACCGATTCACCAACTGGCACATCGGGACCCAGCAGATCTGGCCACAGATCAGGAACCTGGACGATTTCACCCCGATCAAGATCAAGATCGAATGGTAGGTGTGACACGGTGAATGCCGAGCTTCGGCGGGTCGTGGAGGAGCTGCGCGCTGCGATCTCCACCCAGGAGGAGTGGCGCATGACGAACTCGTTGCCCGCCGGAGCCGGCCCCGAGCGCATCGGGGCCGGGCTGCCGGGGCAGGTCCGGGAGTTCCTCACGGCGGCGGACGGTGTGACCTGCGGTGATGTCACCGTCTTCGGCGCCGCCACGGTCGACGGGATGCAGTTCTACACCGACCCGGTCGCCGGGGCCCCGATCACACTCGGCCGCGAGGAATGGTTCTGCCCCGGTGTCGTCTCCGACGAGCCGTTCTTCATCAACCGGTCGACGGGCGCGGTCTGGTACTTCCCGGATACCGGGGTCGAATGGTGGATGTCGTCCGCGTTCGAGAAGGCGGCGGACGACTTCACCGCATTCTTCCTGCAGTGGGTGGCGGGCCCGGATTACGTCCGGCTCTCCGTCACCGGGCCCGACGACCAATGGGCGGACCTGCTGCGGCACGTGGGCCGACTGCGGCTGTGAAACCCGCAGTGGAAGGGCGTTGGGCGCCGCTGTTCATCGGTGCTGTTGTGGGCGGTCCCACCGCCCACAACAGGCCGGTCTCGGACGGCATCGGACTGCTCGCCCGGCTGGCCGACGAGGCGTAGTGGCAGCGGACCGACGGGGAGACGGGCGTGGACGTGGTCTTCCATGTACCGGGCCCGCTCCTCGCCCCCGACTACGAGGGAACGCGCACGGGCACGCTCTCGCGGCGTGAACGCCTGATCACGATGCAGATCGCCGTCCCCTCGGACCTCGGTACGCGGGGACAGCGCGAGGTGTCCCGCTATCTCGCGGACCACCTCGTGGAAGCCGTGGTCGTGGCCAGGACCACGGTGGCTCGCCGGAAGGCGATGCTTGCCGTCGGCCAGGCGGTGCCCATGGCCCGGTTCGTGGCGAGCGCGTCCACGACGAGGGCTGACCCAGCACGACGCTGCGGGTCCCGGGGATCATGATCCCCGGGACCCGTTGCCGTCTCCACCGACCGGAAGGGACAGGACAGTCGGTGCGTTTCCGCCGGACCGATCCGTCCAACGCGGAAGGCCACCGTGTGCTGCGTCACCGCACGCGCACGGCGGCCCTGTAGCTGTAGGTTCCAACCGTCAGGCCGGCAGCCCTAGTTCGCGGGCGATCAGCATCCGCTGGACCTCGCTCGTGCCCTCGCCGATCTCCAGGATCTTGGAGTCGCGCCACATCCGGGCCACCGGGTACTCGTTCATGAAGCCGTAGCCGCCGTGGATCTGCGTCGCCTCGCGGGCGTTGTCCACCGCCACGGTCGACGAGTACAGCTTCGCGATCGCCGCTTCCTTCTTGAAGGGCTCGCCCGCCAGCAGGCGTGAGGCCGCGTCGCGCCAGCCGATGCGGGCCATGTGCGCCCGCATCTCCATGTCCGCGATCTTGAACTGGATGGCCTGGTTGGCACCGATCGGCCTGCCGAAGGCGTGGCGCTGCGCCGCGTACTTCACCGATTCGTCCACACAGCCCTGCGCCAGACCCGTCGCCAGTGCCGAGATGGCGATACGGCCCTCGTCCAGGATGCGCAGGAACTGCGCGTAGCCGCGGCCCTCCTCGCCCAGCAGGTTCGCCGCCGGGACGCGGACGTCGCTGAAGGACAGCTCACGGGTGTCCGAGGCGTTCCAGCCGACCTTGGAGTACGGGGCGGCGACCGTGAAGCCGGGGGTGCCGGAGGGCACGATGATCGCGGAGATGCGCGGGGCGCCGTTCTCCTTGCGGCCCGTCACGGCCGTGACCGTGACGAGCTCCGTGATGTCCGTACCGGAGTTGGTGATGAAGCACTTGGAGCCGTTGATGACCCACTCGTTCGTCGCCTCGTCGAGGACGGCCGTGGTGCGGGTGCCGCCCGCGTCCGAGCCGGCTCCCGGCTCGGTGAGGCCGAACGCGCCGAGCGCCTCGCCCGAGCAGAGCTTCGGCAGCCACTGCCGCTTCTGCTCCTCCGTGCCGAAGCGGAACACCGGCATCGCGCCCAGCGAGACCCCTGCCTCCAGGGTGATCGCCACGGACGAGTCGACGCGGGCGAGCTCCTCCAGGGCGATGCCGAGGGCGAGGTAGTCGCCGCCCATGCCGCCGTACTCCTCCGGGAACGGCAGACCGAACAGGCCCATCCGTCCCATCTCCCGCACGATCTCGTACGGGAACTCGTGGCGCTCGTAGAAGTCGCCGATCTTCGGCGCGACCACGTCGTGCGCGAACGCCTCGACGGTACGGCGCAGTTCCTCGTGCTCGGCGGTCAGCCGGTGGTCCAGGGACATCGGGGGATCACTGCTCCTCGTGGGACAGGGCGCGGACGGTGCGGGAAGGGCTGGGTCGGCCCAGTTGTGCGGCGAGCCACACGCTGGTGGCGGTGAGCTCGGCGAGGTCGACCCCGGTGTGGATGCCGAGACCTTCGAGCATCCACACGAGGTCTTCGGTGGCGAGGTTTCCGGTCGCGCTCCTCGCGTACGGGCAGCCGCCGAGGCCGCCCGCGGAGGCGTCCACGGTGCTCACCCCGTGCTGGAGCGCGGCCAGGGTGTTGGACAGGGCCTGTCCGTACGTGTCGTGGAAGTGCACGCCGATGGTGCCCGTGGCGATGCCCTCCTCGTTCAGCGCGGAGAGCAGGGCCTGGACATGGCCCGGGGTGGCGACGCCGATCGTGTCGCCGAGGGAGAGCTCGTCGCAGCCGAGGTCCATCAGCGCCTTGGCGACACGGACGACCTGGGCGACGGGAACGGCCCCCTCCCACGGATCGCCGAAGCACATCGAGAGGTAGCCGCGCACATGCGCCCCGCCGGCCTTGGCACGGGCCACGACCGGCTCGAACATGGCGAGCGACTCGTCGACGGTCCGGTTGAGATTGCGGGCGGCGAACGTCTCGGTCGCCGAACCGAACACGGCGATCCGGCGTGCGCCGAGCGCGAGCGCCCGGTCCAGGCCGCGTTCGTTGGGCACGAGGACGGGCAGCGCCACGTCCCCGTCGTCCGCGATGTCCCCGAGCATCGGGAACAGCTGCTCCGCGTCGGCCAGTTGAGGCACCCACTTGGGGTGGACGAAGCTCGTCGCCTCGATCGTGGTGAGCCCCGCGACGGCCAGCCTGTGGATGAACTCCGCCTTCACCTCGGTCGGGACGACCGCCTTCTCGTTCTGCAGTCCGTCGCGGGCCCCGACCTCGTGGATACGGACCCGGGCGGGCAGGCCCTCGGCGGGGACCCGCATGGGAAGTCCCTCGGTCATGATTCCTCCAGCGGGGTCACGACGGCCAGCACCTGGTCCATGGCGACGGTGGCGCCCGCCGTGACATCGAGTTCGGTCACGGTCCCGGCGTGCGGCGCGGAGATGACGTGTTCCATCTTCATCGCCTCGACGACGAGCAGGCTCTGCCCGGCGCTCACCTCGTCCCCGACGGCCACCTTCACCACGGTGACGGTCCCCGGCATGGGCGCGGCGAGCGTGTCGACCCCCGCCCGGCCGGCGCCGCTGAGGGACGCCTCCACCGGGTCGTGGTCCTGGACGTGCCAGGTGTCGCCGTCCCGGCCCAGCCAGCTGCCCTCGGGCGAGGTGGCGTGGTCGAAGGTGTGGGTCAGTCCGTCGATCTCGACGGTGATCCGGTGACCGGACCCGACGACGAGCCGGGCCGCACGGGGAGCGGACTGCGGCGGGACCGGCCCACAGGTGTCCACCCGGCCGTGCTCGGCCTGCCCGCCGTCCCCGGTGAGCCCGAGCGTCAGCTCGGCCCCCGTCGGCCACGGGCGCAGAGCGGTCCGCACCGGCTCGTGGCCCGGCACCCGGAAGTGCCGCACGACCGGAGCCGGGGTGCCGCCGAGGCGCCAGCCACTGGGCGCGGAGAACGGGTCGGCCCAGGTGTCCGGCGACGCGGCGGGGGAGGACTGACGCAGCAGCGCCGCCGCCCCGTACACCTCTTCCGGTACGCCCTCCGGGATCAGCCCCGCGACCTCGCGCTCCACCAGGCCGGTGTCCAACTCGCCCGCGGTCACCAGCGGGTGGGCGAGCAGCCGGCGCAGGAAGCCCGCGTTGGTCGGGACGCCGAGCACCACCGTGTCGGCCAGGGCCGCGCGCAGCCGGCGCAGGGCCGTGGCCCGGTCGGGGCCGTACGCGATGACCTTCGACAGCATGGGGTCGTACGTGCTGCCGACCGGCACGCCCTCGCTGAGGCCGGAGTCCGTGCGGACCCCGCCGTCCTGCGGCTCGCTCAGCCGCAGGACCGTACCGCCGGACGGCAGGAAGCCGCGGGACGGGTCCTCGGCGCAGACACGGGCCTCGATGGCATGGCCGTTGAGGGTGATGTCGTCCTGCTTGTACGGGAGTTGCTCACCGGCGGCGATCCGGAGCTGCCACTCCACCAGGTCCAGTCCGGTGATCAGCTCCGTCACCGGGTGCTCGACCTGGAGGCGGGTGTTCATCTCCATGAAGCAGTACGCGGCGGGGTCGTCGCCCGGCACGATGAACTCCACCGTGCCCGCGCCGACATAGCCGCAGGAGCGGGCCGCCTGCACGGCGGCCTCACCCATGGCGGCCCGGGTCGCCTCGTCGAGCAGGACCGACGGGGCCTCCTCGATGATCTTCTGGTGGCGGCGCTGGAGGGAGCACTCGCGCTCACCGAGATGCAGCACGTTCCCGTGGCCGTCGGCCAGGACCTGGATCTCGATGTGGCGCGGCCGGTCGATCCACCGCTCCACCAGGAGGGTGTCGTCGCCGAAGGAGAGGCGGGCCTCGCGCCTTGCCGCCGCGATCTCATCGGCGAGCAGGGCCTCGTCGCGCACCAGTCGCATGCCCTTGCCGCCACCACCCGCCGAGGGCTTCAGCAGGACGGGCATGGCGATCTCGCGGGCGGAAGCGGCCAGTTGGGCATCGGTGAGTCCGCTGCCCGAGGAGCCGGGCACGACCGGCACACCCGCCGCCGCGACCGTCTCCTTGGCCCGGATCTTGTCGCCCATGAGGGAGATCGCGGAGGCGGGCGGGCCGATGAAGACGAGACCGGCCTCCGCGCACGCCTGCGCGAAGCCCGCGTTCTCGGCGAGGAACCCGTAGCCCGGGTGGACGGCCTCGGCGCCGGTGCGCCGGGCGGCGTCCAGCAGCCGTTCCACGCAGAGATAGCTCTCGGCGGCGGGCGCGGGCCCGATCCGTACCGCCGTATCGGCCTCCCGTACGTGCCGGGCGTCCGCGTCCGCGTCGCTGAAGACGGCGACCGACCGCACACCGAGCTCGCGCAGGGTACGGATGACCCGGACCGCGATCTCGCCACGGTTGGCGACCAGAACAGT belongs to Streptomyces finlayi and includes:
- a CDS encoding golvesin C-terminal-like domain-containing protein, with the translated sequence MFGPRARRNLTTSTIVVLLSAGLPQPAFAAQVEGKAIVDGVRSWFGADDDGGEGERPRPPELPDEGVTDNQRLPEGREAPKPKRTAELTEKRTPNARYWKLSDGRVQAEISGTPTHYESGKDWKAIDTAVRPAARDGFSHANTTNVAGTRFGSDPDRLVRFATGSGHQVTIGLKKPAKTKLTPQVAGNAVTYPAALGAGADLRYTVGHGSVKEDIVLAAPPAGSAAYTFTLDTKGLTAGQLENGSIALYSESGGPGRPELVIPAPFMTDAKKNAASAYGTASSDAVQQKLTGAKGSYELTLRPDAKWLAAPERQYPVLIDPTISIAPTATQSQDVMISSDDPAANYDGNWRLSVGATSLGGASRALVRFPLTGVPAGVKLDSADLKLYYDQTHGSGDTDVPLEAHRATAAWNETTATWASAKDITGELSGTSVVVDDGDTGTTAAKGAWPASGNTAFTQYAVDKDYLYNKDAVAGDTYTWQPQIPSDGTYRVDVHSVPAADRATNAPYTVAFDGGTKAYTVDQRTGTGGVWKTLGSHPFKAGSTGKIVLGDGPVTTSTGVIADAVRLTKGATVTKRAGVVNTWHSFGVTDTVQSWINGTDTNNGFVVKAADETTTAPVGGPRYEAAEFAYNGGDGSNHPRLVLTWGRPGVTLDAPRVIHSTGAELNWSAYADPSAASTADDIVEYQVHRSVFQTFTPSSQTLLAPVAPTSRSFTDSTATPTAADSADTFGNVFYYMVAVKTRDGQVIPAPTEIVKLPTAGRTTVVLQGDAADTTLSSAQPTTGHDSITDSAIAHPWMTVGNNSATYGKTRALLKFPSLSEVPTGARVLEAQLDMWGTTTTTGSDGAVYELRGLTKDFDEATASWNNATATTPWTAPGGDVGTAVADTVGRVTNDPARQSWMLTSLAQQWVSQPTSNKGVAIKLQDESLSGPQERTVFLSSEAEEPQLRPQLVVTYIDKSTASTYFAPDTPSRMIPGDEYGIDVTLTNTTTTEWKSADKALSYTWSLPDGTDATTGGNQLQTPLPKNVLPGETVTVRARLKTPINSDSGNKRLDYVLEWDLRDNTAGTWLSATESIPPLAQNVRVEDPTSDQLGMEKFFSYTGKNTGGGGTLMNNLYAGNTVWQYNALSNPGRGLSTFARFAYNSLDTSDTVLGHGWSAQAASPLRLGAALDFHPNPNPREVTLPDGDGTSHIFRKQDDGSWKAPAGVHYLLEQGSGVDCTPDKDGDPQAWSLTRPDRTRFFFDCDGYVTSTVDKNGNTQLFTYEERKSNNKPVKFLRYITDPAGRQSLTLDYYSKADSSNPKIIDHLKSMTDISQRKLTFAYSDKGLLTKLTDGAGSSQPKVFLFEYDATQGNKNVKLVKTTDPRGGATSLDYYYPNEGDDPKFHWHTQQITDRLGGTTGFVYTDPDGSAGSVIETKVTDAENHVTSQVLDGYGRVTQITNAKSETTKLHWDADNNVDRLEEANGAVSTWTYDPKTGYPLEQKDAEANKNGTPARTYTYSTGLNGHIADLFEKRSPEGRTWKFGYDPRGNLTSVTDPKGVATAALDDYTSKSEYDTYGQLTKSIDANGHATANSDFQPMGYPATITDATNTRSAFVYDERGNVTEVTNAKGARVTQTYDTFARPLEKKEPKDQASGDFITTPAPVYDANDNITRTVSPNGSPSDSVYDRADQLTAATMPGDEATDPVRRTTATYDKVGNVVTITDPRGNETPTVGDHTTTTRYDAVYQPVEMLDSDGGKVTTAYDSVGNVVKVSDPKKNASADPDDYTTSFTNDLNHRVVKTTDAIGNFTTVRYDLDGLTVGKTDSEGNEALATYDERGALVESKVPFSKDGSGGVTYRTTRYAYDQVGNRTKTITPRGVETTDDATDFTSETVYDELNRVKEERSPFDKDATRYSTPDSTFYFYDSVGNLSSVSAPPSDGQSVRNITEYSYFDNGWTRTAKDPWDITTSYEYNDLGQQTKNTMTSAGGSQQRTMTWDFFDSGNQRARSDDGVPVGKQVVLVDSSDFNNSANQGNWARTQAEQQYGYDTYSHPAGSGSDQFVWQLNIPQKGTYEVLVRHPKMTGAASDAKFTIDHAGGSVTKTVNQTQNTGTWVSLGSYEFVEDGPQKVSVTDQANGTVLADAVKLVRANTGEADTEKKDFTYKYDANGAMVEVKDNSSGAKIDTYKIAYDGGNRIAKVEEVAAGAVKNTTALTYDVNGNPVTSTHDLTWSKIEYDARELVAKVTNADSATAGNQQVTTLKYTARGQLLKQTRPNGNTLDMSYYLDGSVKQSVEKTSGGTVVSQHDLEYSPNGHRSKDVLKLMNADDNTAYINNTHTFGYDPQDRVTKVDKTGDSPATESYTYDRNSNVIEQTVDGTTTTQRYDRNRLLSASAEGVSSTYNYDPLGRLDTVSIGGETAQKYTYDGFDRQVKARAGSGAAAVSTSYTYDPFDRTVSQVTSGAESKTTAFTYLGLDNQVLREELDGKADKSYQYLPSGQQATQIKHKDDGTKEYSQYTTSPRGDIEAITKEDGKTRSTYGYTAYGKDDASQFTGADKPDSGNPDKESYNAFRFNSSRWDKGSGTYDMGFRNYDPGLNRFTTRDSYGGALADMSLATDPFTGNRYAFAGGNPVTFVELDGHLFGLSLSDIGHAALDVVGLIPVVGEVADVANGIWYAAEGNYADAALSMASAIPLVGYGATAVKAGKYAKKGIDAADSAGDVSKTVDKVDDVADAGSTVRKADGDTPGAPKKEPEAPKCTNSFVPGTRVLMADGSTKAIEELREGDHVLSTDVESGDTRSREVTDTLSSKGGKDLVTLTVDVDGRDGKKTASITSTEAHTYWLPDAGRWVEAVDLEPGSWLRTSSGTWVQVTAVDHRHRTARVHNLTVDAVHTYYVVVAGQSLLVHNANCGPAEVTVKYQQGMSKVEFAKKAAALQKLSEQGKLFKAPNPVKRNSQITKNYKGDLIKRVYDQYGSTNPAFADKLKDRILNRMDPDHIHELQLGGADAAGNLKMLDRFTNWHIGTQQIWPQIRNLDDFTPIKIKIEW
- a CDS encoding acyl-CoA dehydrogenase family protein — encoded protein: MSLDHRLTAEHEELRRTVEAFAHDVVAPKIGDFYERHEFPYEIVREMGRMGLFGLPFPEEYGGMGGDYLALGIALEELARVDSSVAITLEAGVSLGAMPVFRFGTEEQKRQWLPKLCSGEALGAFGLTEPGAGSDAGGTRTTAVLDEATNEWVINGSKCFITNSGTDITELVTVTAVTGRKENGAPRISAIIVPSGTPGFTVAAPYSKVGWNASDTRELSFSDVRVPAANLLGEEGRGYAQFLRILDEGRIAISALATGLAQGCVDESVKYAAQRHAFGRPIGANQAIQFKIADMEMRAHMARIGWRDAASRLLAGEPFKKEAAIAKLYSSTVAVDNAREATQIHGGYGFMNEYPVARMWRDSKILEIGEGTSEVQRMLIARELGLPA